In Gossypium hirsutum isolate 1008001.06 chromosome D06, Gossypium_hirsutum_v2.1, whole genome shotgun sequence, one genomic interval encodes:
- the LOC107901187 gene encoding uncharacterized protein yields MATHLFTFRPARIHASAIPAHLKPDSDRRRTTTLSTPTNWWAPLFGLPSDPDYIDSDNKTELKQRRQGESLTDVGQKWARTKFSPARFTEDKARQLRMMTTTTSSFHDIMYHSAIASRLASDFKDR; encoded by the coding sequence ATGGCTACCCATCTTTTCACTTTCCGTCCCGCCAGAATCCACGCCTCTGCTATTCCTGCTCACCTTAAGCCGGACTCCGACCGCCGGAGGACTACTACGTTATCTACCCCGACCAACTGGTGGGCACCGCTGTTTGGATTACCGTCCGACCCCGACTACATTGATTCCGATAACAAAACTGAGCTGAAGCAAAGACGCCAAGGCGAATCGCTAACGGACGTGGGACAAAAATGGGCCAGAACAAAGTTTTCCCCGGCTCGCTTCACGGAAGATAAGGCCAGGCAGCTCCGTATGATGACTACCACCACCTCCTCATTTCACGACATTATGTACCATTCAGCCATCGCTTCTCGACTCGCTTCCGATTTCAAGGATCGCTAG
- the LOC107901189 gene encoding potassium channel AKT1, giving the protein MDSLIRNKGVFRVSVCGQEEVEHLSRESSQYSLSTGILPSLGARSNRRVKLRSSIISPYDRRYRVWETFLIILVVYTAWVSPFEFGFIRKPEAPLSIIDNVVNGFFALDIVLTFFVAYLDKATYLLIDDPKKIAWKYASSWLAFDIISTIPSELAQKFFPRRLHSYGLFNMLRLWRLRRVSALFSRLEKDKNYNYFWVRCAKLVCVTLFAVHCAGCFYYLIAAQYHDPERTWIGASLGENFHEQSLSIRYVTSMYWSITTLTTVGYGDLHPVNTREMIFDIFYMLFNLGLTAYLIGNMTNLVVHGTSRTRRFRDTIQAATSFAQRNQLPPRLQDQMLAHLCLKFRTDSEGLQQQETLDALPKAIRSSISHYLFYSLMDKVYLFRGVSNDLLFQLVSEMKAEYFPPKEDIILQNEAPTDFYILVTGAVDLVILKNGVEQVVGEANTGDICGEIGVLCYRPQLFTIRTKRLCQLLRLNRTTFLNIIQANVGDGTIIMNNLLQHLKDMNDPIMQGVLIETENMLARGRMDLPLNLCFAALRGDDLLLHQLLKRGLDPNESDNSGRTALHIAASKGSENCVLLLLDYGADPNSKDSEGSVPLWEAMLAGHDKVAQLLKDNGGNINAGDVGHFACTAAEQNNLYLLKEIVRYGGDVTCPRNNGYTALHVAVCEDNIEIVKFLLELGADIDQPDVHHWTPRDLAEQQGHEEIKMIFESSKEKKPQSVMPVPEKQQTRYLGRFTSEPVILPAETTETDGSWSQSRPRRRTSNFHNSLFGVMSSAGNVESDLLLSVNQPKAVKHSVVNSARVVISCPEKGETTGKLILLPGSFQELLDIGAKKFGIFGAKIMCYGAEIDDVEVITDGDHLVFVSDDEMLQETNNQSS; this is encoded by the exons ATGGATAGTCTGATTAGGAACAAAGGCGTATTTCGGGTGTCAGTGTGTGGACAAGAAGAGGTTGAACATCTCTCTAGAGAGAGTAGCCAATACAGTCTATCCACCGGCATACTTCCTTCGCTTGGTGCCCGAAGTAACCGTAGGGTCAAGCTCAGGAGTTCCATCATTTCTCCTTATGATCGCCGTTACAG GGTATGGGAGACTTTTTTGATTATTCTGGTAGTCTACACAGCTTGGGTATCACCCTTTGAATTTGGATTCATTAGAAAACCAGAAGCACCACTCTCCATTATTGATAACGTTGTTAATGGATTCTTTGCCTTGGATATTGTCCTTACCTTCTTTGTTGCATACCTTGATAAAGCTACCTATCTACTCATTGATGATCCAAAGAAGATTGCTTGGAAATATGCTAGTTCCTGGTTGGCTTTTGATATTATATCCACAATACCATCTGAATTAGCTCAAAAGTTCTTCCCTAGGCGACTGCACTCTTATGGCTTATTTAATATGCTTCGCCTTTGGCGTCTCCGTAGAGTTAGTGCCTTGTTTTCCAG ATTGGAGAAGGACAAGAACTACAACTACTTTTGGGTTCGATGTGCTAAACTTGTTTGT GTTACACTTTTTGCTGTTCATTGTGCCGGATGCTTCTATTATCTTATAGCTGCACAGTATCATGATCCGGAAAGAACATGGATTGGAGCATCTCTGGGAGAAAATTTCCACGAACAGAGCTTGTCTATTCGATATGTGACATCGATGTACTGGTCCATCACTACACTGACTACTGTTGGCTATGGGGATTTGCATCCTGTGAATACTAGGGAGATGATATTTGACATTTTCTACATGCTTTTCAACCTCGGATTGACAGCATATTTGATTGGTAACATGACAAACTTGGTTGTCCATGGAACCAGTCGAACTAGAAGATTT AGGGATACCATTCAAGCTGCCACAAGTTTTGCTCAAAGAAATCAATTGCCTCCCCGCCTACAAGATCAGATGCTTGCACATTTATGTCTGAAGTTCAGGACAGATTCGGAGGGGCTGCAGCAGCAAGAGACTCTCGATGCCCTTCCCAAAGCCATCCGATCAAGCATTTCTCATTATCTTTTCTACTCTCTTATGGATAAGGTGTACTTGTTTCGTGGCGTTTCTAATGACTTACTTTTTCAGCTG GTATCAGAGATGAAAGCTGAATATTTTCCTCCAAAAGAAGACATTATCCTGCAGAATGAAGCACCTACAGATTTCTACATCCTTGTCACCGGTGCTGTG GATCTAGTGATTCTAAAAAATGGAGTAGAACAG GTTGTTGGAGAGGCAAATACAGGTGATATCTGTGGTGAGATAGGTGTACTTTGTTATAGACCGCAGCTCTTCACGATACGCACAAAACGATTGTGCCAACTACTACGTCTAAACCGTACTACATTCCTTAATATCATTCAGGCCAATGTTGGAGATGGGACCATAATCATGAATAATCTCCTTCAG CATTTGAAAGACATGAATGATCCAATTATGCAAGGAGTCTTAATTGAAACGGAAAACATGCTAGCTCGTGGGAGAATGGATCTACCTCTCAATCTTTGCTTCGCGGCACTCCGGGGAGATGATCTGTTGTTGCATCAGCTATTGAAAAGGGGGCTTGACCCTAATGAGTCAGACAACAGCGGAAGAACAGCTCTG CATATAGCAGCATCGAAAGGAAGTGAGAACTGTGTTCTTCTTTTGCTGGATTATGGTGCAGATCCTAACAGCAAAG ATTCGGAAGGAAGTGTCCCACTATGGGAAGCAATGTTAGCTGGCCATGATAAAGTGGCCCAACTGCTGAAGGATAACGGGGGGAACATCAATGCTGGAGATGTAGGCCACTTTGCGTGCACTGCTGCCGAGCAGAATAACTTATACTTGCTCAAGGAAATTGTTCGTTATGGGGGCGACGTCACATGCCCGAGGAACAATGGTTACACAGCTCTTCATGTTGCTGTTTGTGAAGACAACATTGAAATAGTCAAGTTCCTTTTGGAACTAGGTGCTGACATCGACCAACCTGATGTTCATCATTGGACCCCAAGGGATTTAGCTGAGCAACAAGGACATGAAGAAATAAAGATGATATTTGAatcaagtaaagaaaagaaaccccAATCTGTCATGCCGGTTCCAGAGAAGCAGCAAACACGTTATCTTGGGAGGTTTACTAGCGAGCCGGTCATTCTGCCTGCAGAAACCACGGAAACAGATGGATCCTGGAGCCAATCCCGTCCGAGGCGTAGGACTAGTAACTTCCACAACTCTCTGTTTGGGGTAATGTCATCTGCAGGCAACGTGGAGAGTGATTTACTGCTGTCAGTTAATCAACCCAAGGCTGTGAAGCATTCTGTTGTTAACTCTGCTAGAGTGGTAATTAGTTGCCCGGAAAAGGGAGAAACCACCGGAAAACTCATTCTACTTCCGGGGAGCTTTCAGGAGCTACTTGACATTGGTGCTAAGAAATTTGGGATCTTTGGTGCTAAAATTATGTGCTATGGAGCTGAAATTGATGATGTTGAGGTGATTACAGATGGTGACCATCTTGTTTTTGTTAGTGATGATGAAATGCTACAAGAGACCAACAACCAAAGCTCCTAA
- the LOC107901190 gene encoding EG45-like domain containing protein isoform X1 — protein sequence MDIKKRLLLPFVCYFLSVSQFFHVCHGDVGTAAQYSPPYLPTACFGEDQTQFPSSNLFAAAGDGIWDNGASCGRQYLVRCISASQPGTCVPDQTIQVKIVDYAPTALSPPSAQSTTIVLSETAFGGITNIPMDSINIEFQQLVSLV from the exons ATGGATATTAAGAAACGATTACTCCTTCCATTTGTATGCTATTTTCTTTCAGTTTCCCAGTTTTTCCACGTCTGCCATGGTGATGTTGGGACTGCTGCCCAGTACAGCCCTCCATATTTAC CTACGGCGTGCTTTGGGGAAGATCAAACCCAGTTCCCATCAAGCAATCTGTTCGCAGCAGCAGGAGATGGGATATGGGACAATGGAGCATCATGCGGAAGGCAATACCTGGTGAGATGCATAAGTGCTTCCCAGCCAGGGACTTGTGTCCCCGACCAAACTATCCAGGTCAAGATCGTTGATTATGCTCCTACCGCTCTCTCCCCACCTTCCGCTCAATCCACCACCATTGTCCTTTCCGAAACTGCTTTTGGCGGAATTACCAATATACCCATGGACTCCATCAACATTGAATTCCAACAGTTAGTA AGTTTAGTTTAG
- the LOC107901190 gene encoding EG45-like domain containing protein isoform X2 has product MDIKKRLLLPFVCYFLSVSQFFHVCHGDVGTAAQYSPPYLPTACFGEDQTQFPSSNLFAAAGDGIWDNGASCGRQYLVRCISASQPGTCVPDQTIQVKIVDYAPTALSPPSAQSTTIVLSETAFGGITNIPMDSINIEFQQV; this is encoded by the exons ATGGATATTAAGAAACGATTACTCCTTCCATTTGTATGCTATTTTCTTTCAGTTTCCCAGTTTTTCCACGTCTGCCATGGTGATGTTGGGACTGCTGCCCAGTACAGCCCTCCATATTTAC CTACGGCGTGCTTTGGGGAAGATCAAACCCAGTTCCCATCAAGCAATCTGTTCGCAGCAGCAGGAGATGGGATATGGGACAATGGAGCATCATGCGGAAGGCAATACCTGGTGAGATGCATAAGTGCTTCCCAGCCAGGGACTTGTGTCCCCGACCAAACTATCCAGGTCAAGATCGTTGATTATGCTCCTACCGCTCTCTCCCCACCTTCCGCTCAATCCACCACCATTGTCCTTTCCGAAACTGCTTTTGGCGGAATTACCAATATACCCATGGACTCCATCAACATTGAATTCCAACA AGTTTAG
- the LOC107901192 gene encoding 26S proteasome regulatory subunit 8 homolog A isoform X1 — protein sequence MATVAIERKQQASAEEMCTAKSGAKQGEGLRQYYLQHIHELQLNLRQKTHNLNRIEAQRNELNSHVRMLREELQLLQEPGSYVGEVVKVMGKNKVLVKVHPEGKYVVDIDKNIDITKITPSTRVALRNDSYVLHLILPSKVDPLVNLMKVEKVPDSTYDMIGGLDQQIKEIKEVIELPIKHPELFESLGIAQPKGVLLYGPPGTGKTLLARAVAHHTDCTFIRVSGSELVQKYIGEGSRMVRELFVMAREHAPSIIFMDEIDSIGSARMESGSGNGDSEVQRTMLELLNQLDGFEASNKIKVLMATNRIDILDQALLRPGRIDRKIEFPNPNEESRLDILKIHSRRMNLMRGIDLKKIAEKMNGASGAELKAVCTEAGMFALRERRVHVTQEDFEMAVAKVMKKETEKNMSLRKLWK from the exons ATGGCGACGGTCGCTATCGAGAGGAAGCAACAGGCATCTGCGGAAGAGATGTGCACCGCCAAGAGCGGTGCCAAGCAAGGGGAGGGCCTCCGACAATACTATCTTCAACACATCCACGAGCTCCAGCTCAATCTCCGCCAAAAAACCCACAATTTGAACCGAATCGAAGCCCAACGCAACGAGCTCAATTCTCATG TTAGAATGCTTAGAGAGGAACTGCAGCTGCTTCAGGAGCCTGGATCCTATGTTGGTGAGGTTGTGAAAGTTATGGGTAAAAACAAGGTTTTAGTCAAG GTCCATCCAGAAGGAAAATATGTTGTCGATATTGACAAGAATATTGATATCACAAAAATCACACCATCAACAAGAGTTGCTTTGCGTAATGACAGCTATGTTCTCCATCTGATCTTACCTAGCAAAGTAGACCCTTTGGTTAACCTTATGAAAGTTGAAAAAGTTCCAGATTCTACATATGATATGATTGGTGGTCTTGATCAACAAATTAAAGAGATAAAAGAG GTTATTGAACTTCCAATTAAACATCCTGAATTGTTTGAAAGCCTTGGAATAGCCCAGCCAAAG GGTGTCCTGCTTTATGGACCACCTGGTACAGGAAAAACACTATTGGCTAGAGCTGTGGCCCATCATACTGATTGTACCTTTATCAGGGTTTCTGGTTCTGAATTAGTTCAGAAATATATCGGGGAGGGTTCTCGAATGGTTAGAGAACTTTTTGTTATGGCCAG AGAGCATGCTCCATCAATTATATTTATGGATGAGATAGACAGTATTGGATCTGCTCGAATGGAATCTGGAAGTGGAAATGGTGATAGCGAGGTGCAGCGTACCATGTTGGAGCTTCTCAACCAGCTTGATGGATTTGAAGCATCTAACAAGATCAAG GTTCTGATGGCCACAAATCGGATAGATATCTTGGATCAAGCTCTTCTTAGGCCAGGACGGATTGACAGGAAGATTGAATTTCCAAATCCCAATGAGGAG TCTCGACTGGACATCTTAAAAATACATTCTAGAAGAATGAACTTGATGCGAGGGATTGATCTAAAGAAGATTGCGGAGAAGATGAATGGTGCTTCTGGTGCAGAGCTTAAG GCGGTATGCACAGAAGCAGGGATGTTTGCATTGAGGGAAAGGAGAGTCCATGTAACACAAGAAGATTTTGAGATGGCAGTGGCGAAGGTGATGAAGAAGGAGACCGAGAAAAACATGTCCTTACGGAAGCTTTGGAAGTGA
- the LOC107901192 gene encoding 26S proteasome regulatory subunit 8 homolog A isoform X2, producing MLREELQLLQEPGSYVGEVVKVMGKNKVLVKVHPEGKYVVDIDKNIDITKITPSTRVALRNDSYVLHLILPSKVDPLVNLMKVEKVPDSTYDMIGGLDQQIKEIKEVIELPIKHPELFESLGIAQPKGVLLYGPPGTGKTLLARAVAHHTDCTFIRVSGSELVQKYIGEGSRMVRELFVMAREHAPSIIFMDEIDSIGSARMESGSGNGDSEVQRTMLELLNQLDGFEASNKIKVLMATNRIDILDQALLRPGRIDRKIEFPNPNEESRLDILKIHSRRMNLMRGIDLKKIAEKMNGASGAELKAVCTEAGMFALRERRVHVTQEDFEMAVAKVMKKETEKNMSLRKLWK from the exons ATGCTTAGAGAGGAACTGCAGCTGCTTCAGGAGCCTGGATCCTATGTTGGTGAGGTTGTGAAAGTTATGGGTAAAAACAAGGTTTTAGTCAAG GTCCATCCAGAAGGAAAATATGTTGTCGATATTGACAAGAATATTGATATCACAAAAATCACACCATCAACAAGAGTTGCTTTGCGTAATGACAGCTATGTTCTCCATCTGATCTTACCTAGCAAAGTAGACCCTTTGGTTAACCTTATGAAAGTTGAAAAAGTTCCAGATTCTACATATGATATGATTGGTGGTCTTGATCAACAAATTAAAGAGATAAAAGAG GTTATTGAACTTCCAATTAAACATCCTGAATTGTTTGAAAGCCTTGGAATAGCCCAGCCAAAG GGTGTCCTGCTTTATGGACCACCTGGTACAGGAAAAACACTATTGGCTAGAGCTGTGGCCCATCATACTGATTGTACCTTTATCAGGGTTTCTGGTTCTGAATTAGTTCAGAAATATATCGGGGAGGGTTCTCGAATGGTTAGAGAACTTTTTGTTATGGCCAG AGAGCATGCTCCATCAATTATATTTATGGATGAGATAGACAGTATTGGATCTGCTCGAATGGAATCTGGAAGTGGAAATGGTGATAGCGAGGTGCAGCGTACCATGTTGGAGCTTCTCAACCAGCTTGATGGATTTGAAGCATCTAACAAGATCAAG GTTCTGATGGCCACAAATCGGATAGATATCTTGGATCAAGCTCTTCTTAGGCCAGGACGGATTGACAGGAAGATTGAATTTCCAAATCCCAATGAGGAG TCTCGACTGGACATCTTAAAAATACATTCTAGAAGAATGAACTTGATGCGAGGGATTGATCTAAAGAAGATTGCGGAGAAGATGAATGGTGCTTCTGGTGCAGAGCTTAAG GCGGTATGCACAGAAGCAGGGATGTTTGCATTGAGGGAAAGGAGAGTCCATGTAACACAAGAAGATTTTGAGATGGCAGTGGCGAAGGTGATGAAGAAGGAGACCGAGAAAAACATGTCCTTACGGAAGCTTTGGAAGTGA